The proteins below are encoded in one region of Xenopus laevis strain J_2021 chromosome 8L, Xenopus_laevis_v10.1, whole genome shotgun sequence:
- the rad51ap1.L gene encoding RAD51-associated protein 1 isoform X2: MARNKKAVDYSQFGDLDNDDEDFAFSSAPPSKKPRVESKKEKKEKPVKKSNKEENLFQQTSPGKRLPLDEKLYQRDLEVALALSVQKTTAIVESREENGVATFTDETNERADYSFSNCSVDSSTLGLDEITSGNEDQLNGRNRRQAASKAIFEQRKLLADDSDHDEVGDEFKPDVAYDESESEEDFSGEDEEFDLKNTKKSKANKGTKQKAKSEKKEKSLPKPKINAYPVSSPVPTKAKSLPAKKTPTPSPAPVKQAIHHSPSVGMKKPTWSPPATVGSVKHSLGGVTVKSPSQGLRLGLSRLARIKPLHPAVVKH, from the exons ATGGCAAG GAATAAGAAAGCtgtggattattcacaatttggAGACTTGGATAATGATG aTGAGGATTTTGCTTTCTCTTCTGCACCTCCAAGCAAAAAGCCTCGGGTGGAGagcaagaaagagaaaaaggagaaaccaGTAAAAAAGTCTAATAAAGAAGAAAATTTGTTCCAGCAGACATCCCCAGGGAAAAG gCTTCCCCTTGATGAAAAGCTATACCAGAGGGATTTAGAAGTGGCTCTGGCCCTTTCTGTACAGAAGACTACAGCCATTGTAGAAAGCAGAGAGGAGAATG gagTGGCAACATTCACTGATGAAACGAACGAGAGGGCTGATTATTCATTCTCAAACTGTAGTGTAGACAGCAGTACTTTAG GCCTGGATGAAATCACCAGTGGTAACGAAGATCAACTCAATGGGCGAAATCGTAGACAAGCTGCGTCCAAAGCCATCTTCGAGCAGCGCAAGCTTTTGGCAGATGACAGTGATCATGATGAAGTAGGAGATGAGTTTAAACCTGATGTTGCTT ATGATGAATCAGAAAGTGAAGAAGACTTCAGTGGGGAAGATGAAGAGTTTGATTTAAAAAACACCAAGAAATCCAAAGCAAATAAAGGCACTAAACAAAAGGCCAAGAgcgaaaagaaagagaaaagccTCCCCAAGCCCAAAATTAACG CATATCCTGTATCCTCTCCTGTGCCCACTAAAGCAAAATCTCTGCCAGCAAAGAAAACACCAACCCCGTCACCAGCTCCTGTAAAACAAGCCATACATCATAGTCCCTCAGTGGGGATGAAGAAACCTACATGGTCACCACCAG CTACTGTAGGAAGTGTTAAACACTCACTGGGAGGAGTCACCGTAAAGTCTCCTAGCCAAGGTCTGCGACTGGGACTCTCAAGATTGGCGCGGATCAAGCCTTTACACCCAGCTGTTGTCAAACATTAG
- the rad51ap1.L gene encoding RAD51-associated protein 1 isoform X3: MDRPARNKKAVDYSQFGDLDNDDEDFAFSSAPPSKKPRVESKKEKKEKPVKKSNKEENLFQQTSPGKRLPLDEKLYQRDLEVALALSVQKTTAIVESREENGVATFTDETNERADYSFSNCSVDSSTLGLDEITSGNEDQLNGRNRRQAASKAIFEQRKLLADDSDHDEVGDEFKPDVAYDESESEEDFSGEDEEFDLKNTKKSKANKGTKQKAKSEKKEKSLPKPKINATVGSVKHSLGGVTVKSPSQGLRLGLSRLARIKPLHPAVVKH, translated from the exons ATGGACAGACCGGCGAG GAATAAGAAAGCtgtggattattcacaatttggAGACTTGGATAATGATG aTGAGGATTTTGCTTTCTCTTCTGCACCTCCAAGCAAAAAGCCTCGGGTGGAGagcaagaaagagaaaaaggagaaaccaGTAAAAAAGTCTAATAAAGAAGAAAATTTGTTCCAGCAGACATCCCCAGGGAAAAG gCTTCCCCTTGATGAAAAGCTATACCAGAGGGATTTAGAAGTGGCTCTGGCCCTTTCTGTACAGAAGACTACAGCCATTGTAGAAAGCAGAGAGGAGAATG gagTGGCAACATTCACTGATGAAACGAACGAGAGGGCTGATTATTCATTCTCAAACTGTAGTGTAGACAGCAGTACTTTAG GCCTGGATGAAATCACCAGTGGTAACGAAGATCAACTCAATGGGCGAAATCGTAGACAAGCTGCGTCCAAAGCCATCTTCGAGCAGCGCAAGCTTTTGGCAGATGACAGTGATCATGATGAAGTAGGAGATGAGTTTAAACCTGATGTTGCTT ATGATGAATCAGAAAGTGAAGAAGACTTCAGTGGGGAAGATGAAGAGTTTGATTTAAAAAACACCAAGAAATCCAAAGCAAATAAAGGCACTAAACAAAAGGCCAAGAgcgaaaagaaagagaaaagccTCCCCAAGCCCAAAATTAACG CTACTGTAGGAAGTGTTAAACACTCACTGGGAGGAGTCACCGTAAAGTCTCCTAGCCAAGGTCTGCGACTGGGACTCTCAAGATTGGCGCGGATCAAGCCTTTACACCCAGCTGTTGTCAAACATTAG
- the rad51ap1.L gene encoding RAD51-associated protein 1 isoform X1 has product MDRPARNKKAVDYSQFGDLDNDDEDFAFSSAPPSKKPRVESKKEKKEKPVKKSNKEENLFQQTSPGKRLPLDEKLYQRDLEVALALSVQKTTAIVESREENGVATFTDETNERADYSFSNCSVDSSTLGLDEITSGNEDQLNGRNRRQAASKAIFEQRKLLADDSDHDEVGDEFKPDVAYDESESEEDFSGEDEEFDLKNTKKSKANKGTKQKAKSEKKEKSLPKPKINAYPVSSPVPTKAKSLPAKKTPTPSPAPVKQAIHHSPSVGMKKPTWSPPATVGSVKHSLGGVTVKSPSQGLRLGLSRLARIKPLHPAVVKH; this is encoded by the exons ATGGACAGACCGGCGAG GAATAAGAAAGCtgtggattattcacaatttggAGACTTGGATAATGATG aTGAGGATTTTGCTTTCTCTTCTGCACCTCCAAGCAAAAAGCCTCGGGTGGAGagcaagaaagagaaaaaggagaaaccaGTAAAAAAGTCTAATAAAGAAGAAAATTTGTTCCAGCAGACATCCCCAGGGAAAAG gCTTCCCCTTGATGAAAAGCTATACCAGAGGGATTTAGAAGTGGCTCTGGCCCTTTCTGTACAGAAGACTACAGCCATTGTAGAAAGCAGAGAGGAGAATG gagTGGCAACATTCACTGATGAAACGAACGAGAGGGCTGATTATTCATTCTCAAACTGTAGTGTAGACAGCAGTACTTTAG GCCTGGATGAAATCACCAGTGGTAACGAAGATCAACTCAATGGGCGAAATCGTAGACAAGCTGCGTCCAAAGCCATCTTCGAGCAGCGCAAGCTTTTGGCAGATGACAGTGATCATGATGAAGTAGGAGATGAGTTTAAACCTGATGTTGCTT ATGATGAATCAGAAAGTGAAGAAGACTTCAGTGGGGAAGATGAAGAGTTTGATTTAAAAAACACCAAGAAATCCAAAGCAAATAAAGGCACTAAACAAAAGGCCAAGAgcgaaaagaaagagaaaagccTCCCCAAGCCCAAAATTAACG CATATCCTGTATCCTCTCCTGTGCCCACTAAAGCAAAATCTCTGCCAGCAAAGAAAACACCAACCCCGTCACCAGCTCCTGTAAAACAAGCCATACATCATAGTCCCTCAGTGGGGATGAAGAAACCTACATGGTCACCACCAG CTACTGTAGGAAGTGTTAAACACTCACTGGGAGGAGTCACCGTAAAGTCTCCTAGCCAAGGTCTGCGACTGGGACTCTCAAGATTGGCGCGGATCAAGCCTTTACACCCAGCTGTTGTCAAACATTAG